The DNA window TGATGCCGCTGCTGGCCTTGATCGATCTGGATATGATGCAGCTGCGCACCCTGATTGTGATAGCGATGTTGGCGACGCTGGTGATGCTGTTCAACAGCCGGCTGCGCCACTATCTGCTGCTGCCTTCCTGCATGGCGCTGGCGGGCGGCCTGGCGGCAATCAGCCTCAACTTCAGCTTCGGGTGAAACGCCGGAAACGGCAAAACCACGCTTAGGCGTGTTTATTATCAATGTGTTGGGATTTTTTTGAAGTAATTACCGGAGAGATCATCAATTGGTGCGAAGAGAGGGACTTGAACCCTCACGTCCGTAAGGACACTAACACCTGAAGCTAGCGCGTCTACCAATTCCGCCACCTTCGCACAGTCGATGTTGTTGCTTTGATTTATATTACGTCGCCAGCTTGGTGCGAAGAGAGGGACTTGAACCCTCACGTCCGTAAGAACACTAACACCTGA is part of the Serratia marcescens genome and encodes:
- a CDS encoding DUF1435 domain-containing protein, producing the protein MLTAMIAACGLWGVSWCLGDRLASAWGVLLPCALMPLLALIDLDMMQLRTLIVIAMLATLVMLFNSRLRHYLLLPSCMALAGGLAAISLNFSFG